In Aquila chrysaetos chrysaetos chromosome 10, bAquChr1.4, whole genome shotgun sequence, the following proteins share a genomic window:
- the TRIM42 gene encoding tripartite motif-containing protein 42: protein MDENGHPCSIWPCCSNCCYPTCHSRKEECCSCWLFLFTSEQNCSCVPCPYEVDKPCQCCHCSCAEHANCWWCCCSCSNDPDCKCCCCGGENSACQYYESKCCRSSVDEPHHSRTPGMVQSKDVMSRFRTRNNASVITPERNVSSHAFRDQLACPLCKQLFLQPFMLPCNHCICEKCITKSKTNAEVTENFYIIICPVCSKAHCLLYTNKIQLRKNYLRAKLAKKYMRRHGLLRWRFDHSERPVYCETCRERRRVATKRCRTCGINYCNECLHLNHSKNGAQDHIFTKAHQEDHEQWLCLLHSNSKLSEYCLDDHELICGFCKSSLHNDHETVPLAVACSREAASLFDTIAKFREVRQGADNDLMEVILLKNNFKTYKDTKRKEIRNGFLKLRMVLHEQEKEMIELLENIELKKQKEISEYINYTSSQLSYMDGLIQYSKEALKEESQVVFLQSAHCLVKEIENAVPSVFQPSPHLREDPLKKIQLNFDDLFSILQGLVRSLSGIKQSESKAEKYAYTCNPDIMVPRHVSTTHESKQETLFRSPSLNSLFDLGVLAKDTVRRQSSTPPHHSTQSNEACETPRKERKYQIVNFSSPEPIDNESVPGPVVIYQTVVYLRSAKIYWTCPTEDVDFFEVEFYEVAGIGPDNVVQTKLAGQLSKIQQQNLEIHNLDPHTEYLFKVRAVNASGQGEWSEIYKIITSDDYGKIEDRWEKQKSIQGPLHTPNR, encoded by the exons ATGGATGAAAATGGGCATCCCTGTTCGATCTGGCCATGCTGCTCAAACTGCTGTTACCCGACTTgccacagcagaaaggaagaatgcTGCTCATGTTGGCTCTTCTTGTTCACCAGTGAGCAGAACTGCAGCTGTGTCCCATGTCCATACGAAGTTGACAAACCTTGCCAGTGCTGCCACTGCTCATGTGCAGAGCATGCAAAttgctggtggtgctgctgctcttgttCAAACGACCCAGActgcaaatgctgctgctgcggtGGAGAGAATTCAGCTTGTCAGTATTACGAAAGCAAGTGCTGCAGAAGCTCTGTCGATGAACCACATCACTCAAGAACTCCAGGAATGGTTCA GTCAAAAGATGTCATGTCAAGATTTAGAACTAGGAATAATGCATCTGTCATTACGCCAGAAAGGAACGTCTCCAGCCATGCCTTCCGTGACCAGCTTGCCTGTCCACTGTGTAAGCAATTGTTTCTCCAACCATTTATGCTGCCATGCAATCACTGCATTTGTGAGAAGTGTATAACTAAAAGCAAGACCAACGCTGAAGTAACTGAAAACTTTTATATCATCATATGCCCAGTTTGTAGCAAAGCGCATTGCCTCCTGTACACAAATAAAATTCAGCTGAGGAAGAATTATCTCAGAGCAAAACTAGCCAAGAAATACATGCGCAGACATGGCCTTTTGAGGTGGAGATTTGACCATAGCGAAAGACCAGTCTACTGTGAAACTtgcagggagagaagaagagTGGCAACCAAAAGATGTAGAACATGTGGAATTAATTATTGTAATGAATGTCTGCATTTAAATCATAGCAAGAATGGTGCTCAAGACCACATTTTCACCAAAGCACATCAGGAAGATCATGAACAGTGGCTCTGCTTACTGCACAGCAACTCAAAGCTCTCTGAATACTGTCTGGATGACCACGAACTGATCTGTGGGTTCTGCAAGAGCTCACTGCACAATGATCACGAGACTGTTCCCTTAGCAGTCGCATGTTCAAGAGAGGCTGCTTCCCTCTTTGATACAATCGCAAAATTTAGAGAAg tacgCCAAGGAGCTGATAATGATCTAATGGAAGTTAtcctgttaaaaaataatttcaagacCTATAAGGACACCAAAAGAAAGGAGATCAGGAATGGATTCTTAAAATTACGTATGGTTCTTCATGAACAAGAAAAGGAGATGATCGAGTTGCTTGAAAACATTGaacttaaaaaacagaaagaaatttcagaataCATAAACTATACATCCAGTCAGCTATCATATATGGATGGCCTTATTCAATACTCTAAAGAGGCTCTTAAGGAGGAAAGCCAAGTTGTTTTTCTGCAATCTGCACACTGCTTagtgaaagaaatagaaaatgcagttccttctgttttccaacCTAGTCCACATCTAAGAGAAgatcccttaaaaaaaattcaactcaACTTTGATgatcttttctccattttacagGGACTTGTCCGATCTCTTAGTGGAATAAAGCAGTCAGaaagtaaagcagaaaaatatgccTATACTTGTAACCCAGACATAATGGTTCCAAGGCATGTTTCAACTACTCATGAATCCAAGCAGGAAACATTGTTCCGAAGCCCATCTTTAAATTCCTTGTTTGATTTAGGTGTACTAGCTAAAGATACCGTCAGAAGACAAAGCTCTACACCTCCCCATCATTCTACACAGAGTAATGAAGCTTGTGAAActccaagaaaagaaagaaaatatcagatTGTTAACTTTTCAAGTCCAGAACCTATAGACAATGAATCAGTCCCAGGACCTGTTGTTATATACCAGACTGTTGTTTACCTGAGGTCTGCCAAA atTTACTGGACTTGTCCCACAGAAGATGTGGATTTCTTTGAGGTAGAGTTTTATGAAGTTGCTGGTATTGGGCCTGATAACGTTGTCCAGACAAAACTAGCTGGCCAGCTaagcaaaatacagcaacagAACCTTGAGATACATAATCTGGATCCACATACAGAATATCTTTTTAAAGTCCGTGCTGTCAATGCAAGTGGTCAAGGAGAATGGAGTGAGATCTATAAG